Part of the Ciona intestinalis unplaced genomic scaffold, KH HT000309.1, whole genome shotgun sequence genome is shown below.
CTGAAACAATAGATGATATGaactttttcatatttattaaaacaccaCCAACCATAGTATTATGCTTTTTATGGTTTGTGTATCTAAATGTTTCAATCCATCCGAAATGTGgtgtattttatacaaattgcAACAAAACACCAACATTTATAGTTTAATTTCAGCTGTtccaaaaatttatttataaagttgtcaattgtaaaatttttgcTTCCTTACCCCAATGAACAGTCGTCTTGTATAAACCAATGTAACCTGCATTTAATGATACAAAGTGCAATAAACATACCAACCTTGCATCTTCTAACAGTTTCTTTATCCAAGACAACATGagtttgtaactttattgTCACTTGTTCTTTGAATTTAAGAGATGCTGGTTCACATTGAAGTTTGGGAGTTTCAAGATATTTACTCTGGAAATATATCAGTTAAACATGGTAAACTGTAACTATGGAAACAAATGTAAGAAGTAGATTGACCTCTAGTGGAAGTGATGCAGTCAGTTTAATCTCCACATCTTCCTCCAATGCTTCAGGAGGAACAACCAACTCACATCCTCCAACCTCCAACTTTCCTCCACTTGATCCAATCCAACATTTTGATGAAGATTCAAACTGTTGatcacaaacaaaataaacgcTTGGGTTAAAATCGAACCTGATGATAGGGAGCATTACTTTCAATTACAGTGTTATTTTTATGGTTGCAAGATATTATTACAACATTTGTACAAAGCAATAACAAAATAGTGAAGCAATGAATGAAGATTGTAATTCACCTGGGTGGGGTTAGGAGCATGTGTCGACACATCGTGTGAAGAAACAGTAGGTTGTGGTTCACTTATTGAAGGATCGATGGTGTCATCGTTGCTTGATGTAGGAGCTGCATGATGTTTTGCGATCTTTACCTTAGGCTGGGTGGAATAATTAggttgaaatttaaatatttttttgtttcaacaaaATACCATAATTCCTGGTTTCTCCTTGGTTTGCCTTTTGAATCCTACAAACCATTTCACAAGTTCAAGGCTTCCGGAACCAAATCCACCTCCGAGACAAACCAGTTTAAAATCCTACAAAAAGGTTTTCCCAAAACTTAATGTTAGttaatttttgtcaaaataattCAATTCTGCATTTCAAACAGTgataatgttattgttatatgTTGGTTGACTATGGCAGCATTGTTCTTATGGTGTTGCCTAACGCTCGCATTTATCAAATGCATTCATCTAATTTTATTCCTAATGTAACCAGTTTCGTGTAACATTGGGATAAGTTGATAAAATATCTGGATAAAGTTGATGAACCTGGATGGATGGAAGTTGTTGTATCGCTTGTTTCAATACACGACATTGATCACTTGAAATATAGGTGTCCCACATAACCAGCCTAGATATGTTGCCAAGACATCCAGCCAAGTATATGGCGTCACGACCACACAATTTTTGTTGCACCAATTCAAGTTGAATCtgaaaacaatgaataaacATAATGTCCATTGATATGTAATAATATGTAGTAATAATACGTgatagttacgtcacagttatatttgtttgtcattaatgtttattatgctcaaacataaataattatgacgtttattgagcacgtaagtggttATATAGATTGTctttctcttgattgaaatcaaatcatattatatattcataaatttTAGACTACACtttaagatttaaaaccgcataatCAGCGAGTAAGTATCGGTCAAAAGCACGAAGTTCAAAATCTACCTTAAACTTAaccaaattaaactttatgaAATATTCTTAACTGAGCATAGTTTTACCATAGTGTATAAAATTGTCCAATAAGCAAGTTAATAATTACAATGCTCGCGAACAAAGTAAACTTAAACAAGTCAGGAACTCAGCAATTGCTACAttttggctttgtttacgttacagcaaaaaatggaataataaCTGTTCCCATCtagtattaaaacaaagtttttgttcCGAAACccgttttattgtttatttctgatttgtttttgatcgagctcAGTCGACCGCgacaataatatttatagtactaaataatgatatttatattatcagttataacagtttatatcttgtgttttatttaaatataatttggtTAATCAAAGTaggaataaaaatacaaactttattGGAACGTTGGTTGATTGCGTTTGATAAGCTTTCCATGTAAGGACTCAGGTTTGTAACACGAATAAAGCAAAGCTCCTCCATCGCATCAAGATGAAGTAGAAGTGACTCCATGAGAGAATCTTTCATCTCCATGTAACCGACGATGGTCAACTCTGTAATCTGTACCGAGAtttaaaagagaaatattaagtaataccaaaatatcaaacaagtctttttttatgtttcacttaaaataattaaaactgtattccATTCTGAACCTGATGTTGCAGCGAATTAGAATAGCTTGGATTAAATAACCATAGACACACTATATTTATACGAACCGTGGTAGCTGTGCCATGAACCCCACGAAGCAAAGTTTCCAAAACTTTAGTGGTTGTGTTATTTGAATCCAACCTCAACTTGTGTGGTTTTGTAAACGACTTCAATGCATAAACTATGTCTCCAACCTCAGAAAGATGACTTGGTACTTCCATCTTAAGTTCAACGGGAAGACTATctttaaatttctttgaaGATTTATCGTCATTGTATTCATGAAGCCAACCAAACCGTCGGATCAAATCTTCGCCCCTGGCTGAACTTAATGATTCCATCACCAATGACTTCATGAACTTCTTCTTCTCTTCGTAATCTTTAATCATCGTAGCgggaaaaataagtttcagTTGTTTATATGCATGAGGATTACAGATTCCGaacataaattttacaacGACGCTCCATTGCGTATCTTTAAAGATGGATTTGAGTTGTTCGAACTCACGATACGACACAAAGAGCATTAAATATACAGCTGTGTAGAATTCCTGCCAGATGAGGTGGGTGAAGTAACTTCGTTTATTTCCTTTCAAGATTTTCATTTGTATTCCAGATGATTTATCGACATAAGTGtgaaaaaagtttgtaacCATTTCATCAGCCAGCTTCACATCATCAAAGTCACTTTTCTCGAAAACAAGTTTTCTTTGTTGAAGAGCCTCATATGCAAGGCGAGCAAGTTTGACCATTTCAGCTCCGACTTTATCCAGGGGAACCTCTTCTTTCAAATGGGAAGACTCTACAAACCTGGTCATGGAAAAGATTAAAACTTGagtcattgttttaatatcaCTGCCTTCGTTTGATAGCAAACAAGACACAAtgagaataaaattaattggAAAATAACACAGATGAGCAAGGTTTGGTTGTTGGTCCAATATTTTCTTGATGGCTGGGTACTTCTCTCCACAAAGCTGTGTTCCAAGATTATTCTTTGCTTCTTCCAGGAGTCCAAGAACCTCAAATAGAGAAGTAGGTCGATAACAATGTTGCAGGTTGAACATTTGATCTGGTGTAGATGTGACTACTATTTTAGCTTTGGGTAGCAATGTGAGGTTGAACAAATTTTGCATGATATCGACCGGTTTGTATTTCCCATCAAGTTTATACACGTGGGAGGTCATGGCGAATTCTTTCGTTGAAGCTTCATCCAATCCATCGAAGAAGATGGCAACATTTGGATTGTTGTGTAAGAATGTAATTAAAGCCTTGCTTTCCTCTTCAGTGTAATTGACTTTAACCCTGCTGTTGGTGGTTAGGAACTCTAGTAGTGTCACCTCTTTGTTGAAGTCGATGTCTTTCACTTTAATAAAGAAGATGTACTCAGTGTCAGGTAGGAATTCATGCTTAAGAATTTGTTTTACCATCATTTTTAAAAGAGTGGTCTTCCCAACACCTGGAGGTCCAACCACCCAAACAGTGTTAGCATGTTTTTCTATGTACCGTTTGGCATATTCTGCTGACTGATCTTCAGTATAACGTTGCGCCTTTTCCAACGTTTTGTCAAACAGTTGGTCGATGGTTACTGAACAGTTGTTTCTTGTATCTAAAACCTCAAGTCTTACTGGTTCTATATTACGATCAAGTTGTATTGGCATGTTGGATTCTCCAATAACTTGTTTCGAACGATCAACTAACTGGCTTTGTAGATTTTCagctgtttaaataaacgaGGTTAGTGAATCTCAGCTTATCAACAAACAAGGATAACTCACCAAGTGGTTGAACGTTGACATGAGCAGGTTCTGGGTGTTGGTGAATTTTAACTGCTGCATGTGCACTTCCAAATTTAACATTACCCATCG
Proteins encoded:
- the LOC108950583 gene encoding NACHT, LRR and PYD domains-containing protein 13; this encodes MDPEDIQEQTKEEEAGKEKKGSEPGTSREVKIAKPHVDLTSSNDDTSHPSISEPQPTVSSQDVSIPAPKSTLGALATPMGNVKFGSAHAAVKIHQHPEPAHVNVQPLAENLQSQLVDRSKQVIGESNMPIQLDRNIEPVRLEVLDTRNNCSVTIDQLFDKTLEKAQRYTEDQSAEYAKRYIEKHANTVWVVGPPGVGKTTLLKMMVKQILKHEFLPDTEYIFFIKVKDIDFNKEVTLLEFLTTNSRVKVNYTEEESKALITFLHNNPNVAIFFDGLDEASTKEFAMTSHVYKLDGKYKPVDIMQNLFNLTLLPKAKIVVTSTPDQMFNLQHCYRPTSLFEVLGLLEEAKNNLGTQLCGEKYPAIKKILDQQPNLAHLCYFPINFILIVSCLLSNEGSDIKTMTQVLIFSMTRFVESSHLKEEVPLDKVGAEMVKLARLAYEALQQRKLVFEKSDFDDVKLADEMVTNFFHTYVDKSSGIQMKILKGNKRSYFTHLIWQEFYTAVYLMLFVSYREFEQLKSIFKDTQWSVVVKFMFGICNPHAYKQLKLIFPATMIKDYEEKKKFMKSLVMESLSSARGEDLIRRFGWLHEYNDDKSSKKFKDSLPVELKMEVPSHLSEVGDIVYALKSFTKPHKLRLDSNNTTTKVLETLLRGVHGTATTITELTIVGYMEMKDSLMESLLLHLDAMEELCFIRVTNLSPYMESLSNAINQRSNKIQLELVQQKLCGRDAIYLAGCLGNISRLVMWDTYISSDQCRVLKQAIQQLPSIQDFKLVCLGGGFGSGSLELVKWFVGFKRQTKEKPGIMPKVKIAKHHAAPTSSNDDTIDPSISEPQPTVSSHDVSTHAPNPTQFESSSKCWIGSSGGKLEVGGCELVVPPEALEEDVEIKLTASLPLESKYLETPKLQCEPASLKFKEQVTIKLQTHVVLDKETVRRCKLLHSEDGITWEETKTKLEFSDNFISFQTNHFSWWKVIFEIIEKSVAFLYKVQLNFLLYQNAGAVVWKVCWNLDLATKESILQENKFSQETWIVPGGNDLILYIAPRDENPNVGIIPSKITIPADQINKSCHFDRRFEVQGQFSSRIWLKAKRDCGNLHEEEPIWFPLPNTQGQQPTNQIVNMVGNKLDHAVVLGKDVNIQSSSSKD